Part of the Magnetococcales bacterium genome, GTTGTCGGCTTCGGTGTGTTGAGCCTGCTCTCCGGATGTGCCTTGCCGCTTCCCTGCGGAGCCCCAGGCAATCAAGCTGGCGTCAAATGTTGGACGGGGATGATGCGGGATGATTTTTTTTCACCCTTTGAGCAGGAAACCGACAGCCAGGTGATCTTTCAGAGGGTCTGTCGGGAGATGCAGGTGGAAGCTGAAACCGCCTGCAACCAGTATGGCCTGTCAGCCCGCTTCCGGGTCTTTCCAAAGTCGATATTCCAACCATGCGATTGTTTTTTGGAACCAATGTGGTCACGCCCAGAAATTCCAAGATGCGATATTGAATTTCGATGTATCCTTCCGACTAAAGATTGAATTTATCGCCATGAATTTTTCAAATATGCTAAAACGCGGCTTGAAACACCACCAAGCAGGCCAACTGCAGCAGGCTGAAGCCATTTATCGGCAAATGTTGAGCGTTAATCCGGATCATGCAGATGCCAATCATTTTTTGGGGGTTTTGGCGAGTCAGGTGGGGCGTCATGAATTGGCAGTTCCTTTGATTCGGAAAGCGCTTCAGTTTAGACCTGCCTTTCCCCAAGCTCATTTCAATCTAGGCCAAGCCTTGAAGGAGAGCGGTAAACTGGCTGAAGCTATTGGCAGCTATGAAAAAGCCTTGAGCCTCCAGCCAAATTTCCCTGAGGCTTTCAGCAATTTGGGCTGTGTACATGAGAAAATTGGCAACTTGGATGAAGCTATTCTCTGTCATCAGAAAGCCTTGCAGCTCAGGCCAGATTATGTTGAAGGACATTGCAATCTTGGGAATACCCTGAAGGCCCAGGGGAAATTGAAAGAAGCCGTTGTCAGCTATCGGACGGCCCTGGGTTTGAAACCTGCTTTTTTCATGGCTCATAACAACCTGGGCCAGATTTTGATGGCGTTGGGGGCGCTGGAAGAGGCCGTTGGCCATTTCAAACAAGCTCTGGCGCTCAATCCCGATCTTCCGGAATCACTTGGAAATCTGGGAAACGTTCTTCAAAAACAGGGAAAATATGATGAGGCTGTAGCCCATTACCATCAAGCCATTGCCATCAGAGCTGATATTCCAGAAATATTTAACAATCTTGGCAATGCACTGTGTGAACAGGGAATGCAGGCGGCAGCTATTTCAAATTATCAAAAAGCGCTAAAACTCAAACCAAATTATCCCGAAGCATATAATAATCTGGGCAGTGCATTGCAAGCTGTAGATAAACTGGATGAGGCCATTGCCAATTATCAAAAAGCCTTGGCACTCAAACCTGACTTTTCTGACGCATTGGGTAACTTGGGGGTGGCTTTGCATCAGCAGGGGAGTTGGAAGGAGGCCTTTGACTGTTACAGGCAGGCCTATACCTTGAATCCTACACCAGGGCTTGAGGTCAGCTTGGCAACCCTGCTGCCTCCTATCCCGGCCTCTTCAGAGGAGATCACCAAGGCGCGGGATCGGTTGATTCGGAAAGTCCATGACCTTCAGGGGAAAGAGATTTCCATAAGTGATCCATACAAAGAGGTGAGGCTGCCCAATTTTTATCTCGCCTATCATGGTCTGAATGATCGGGAGATTCAAAAAGAGCTGGCAAAATTTTACCTGAAGGCCTGCCCATCACTGGCTTGGACCAGCCCCCATGTATCCAAGTGGCGGCCTCCTTTGAAAAAGATCCGGATCGGATTTGTCTCCAACCATCTCCACGGCCACACCATTGGAAAATTAAATGAGGGGGTGATCGGCCTGCTAAACAGGGATCGTTTCGAGATATGTGTTTTTCGACTACCTAGGCAGCAGGATGACATCTCCCAGCGAATCGACCAATCTGCCGACCATGTGATTTTTATTCCAAAACATTTGGAAATGGCACGCGAAATCATAGCAGAAGCCAAACCTGATATTCTTTTTTATCCGGATATCGGCATGGAGCTGTTCACCTATTTTTTGGCCTTTGCGCGTCTTGCCCCGATTCAGTGCACGACATGGGGTCATCCGGTGACGACAGGTATTCCCAATATGGATTATTTTATTTCATCCCGGGATTTGGAACCTGATCAAGCCAACGCACATTACACGGAACAGTTGGTCTTGATGAAATATCTTTCCAACTATTATCTGAGGCCGGAAATTCCCCATCATCAAGCCACCAGGAGTGACTTTGGGCTGCCAAAAGAGGGGGCGCTTTATGTTTGCCCCCAAAGCTTGTTCAAATTTCATCCAGATTATGACTTTCTTTTTGCAGAGTTGCTTCGAAAGGATTCCAATGGCTGGTTGGTTTTGATAGAGGGCAGTGTCGCTCACTGGACCCAGCTATTGAAACAGCGTTTGGTCAAAG contains:
- a CDS encoding tetratricopeptide repeat protein → MACQPASGSFQSRYSNHAIVFWNQCGHAQKFQDAILNFDVSFRLKIEFIAMNFSNMLKRGLKHHQAGQLQQAEAIYRQMLSVNPDHADANHFLGVLASQVGRHELAVPLIRKALQFRPAFPQAHFNLGQALKESGKLAEAIGSYEKALSLQPNFPEAFSNLGCVHEKIGNLDEAILCHQKALQLRPDYVEGHCNLGNTLKAQGKLKEAVVSYRTALGLKPAFFMAHNNLGQILMALGALEEAVGHFKQALALNPDLPESLGNLGNVLQKQGKYDEAVAHYHQAIAIRADIPEIFNNLGNALCEQGMQAAAISNYQKALKLKPNYPEAYNNLGSALQAVDKLDEAIANYQKALALKPDFSDALGNLGVALHQQGSWKEAFDCYRQAYTLNPTPGLEVSLATLLPPIPASSEEITKARDRLIRKVHDLQGKEISISDPYKEVRLPNFYLAYHGLNDREIQKELAKFYLKACPSLAWTSPHVSKWRPPLKKIRIGFVSNHLHGHTIGKLNEGVIGLLNRDRFEICVFRLPRQQDDISQRIDQSADHVIFIPKHLEMAREIIAEAKPDILFYPDIGMELFTYFLAFARLAPIQCTTWGHPVTTGIPNMDYFISSRDLEPDQANAHYTEQLVLMKYLSNYYLRPEIPHHQATRSDFGLPKEGALYVCPQSLFKFHPDYDFLFAELLRKDSNGWLVLIEGSVAHWTQLLKQRLVKAMPDVADRILFLPRLSFERYIQLIRLADVMLDLTNFGGGNTSYEAFAVNTPIVTWPGDYLRGRITLACYRRMGILDLVAQDGQTYVELAVRLTRDSAWREKIVSRIRKNSPLLFNNIEAVRELGVFFVSAVENIGDTNDI